Proteins from one Legionella taurinensis genomic window:
- the zapE gene encoding cell division protein ZapE — MSVSASYDAAIARGEIENDPLQRQIIGVMDDLASALSQPKKSFFSWRRTHVVKGIYLYGSVGVGKTFLMDLFFEQVKTREKVRFHFHHFMQQIDAQLRRLQGQKDPLQVIAKNLAKTTRLLCFDEFLVHDVAHAMILAELLKALFANGIVLVATSNIKPDDLYLNGVQRARFLPAIALIKSQCQVLALNQSRDYRVGREIQVETFFCPLNEANQSRFSAQFALMEPAAQSAGTVTVQNRDIPYVRCGEEAIWFDFKVICNLPRSQLDYLELVDRFSTVFVSDMPQLHERDTVYAILFVHFIDVLYDRGVRLILSAEVPLTELYLKGEMSQAFKRTLSRLQEMQSQDYLRRHPRRPVNSLLIPPE, encoded by the coding sequence ATGAGTGTTTCAGCCAGTTATGATGCGGCAATTGCCCGGGGTGAAATTGAAAATGATCCTTTGCAACGGCAGATCATTGGCGTCATGGACGATTTGGCCAGTGCCTTAAGTCAACCCAAAAAATCCTTTTTCAGCTGGCGGCGCACGCATGTGGTCAAAGGCATTTATCTTTATGGCAGTGTTGGCGTGGGCAAGACTTTTCTGATGGATCTTTTTTTCGAACAGGTTAAAACCCGCGAAAAAGTCCGGTTCCACTTCCATCATTTCATGCAACAGATTGATGCGCAGCTCCGGCGTCTGCAGGGGCAGAAAGATCCCCTGCAAGTGATTGCAAAAAATTTGGCTAAAACAACCCGCCTGTTGTGTTTTGACGAATTTTTGGTGCACGACGTTGCCCATGCGATGATTCTTGCCGAATTGTTGAAGGCTTTGTTTGCCAACGGCATTGTGCTGGTGGCGACATCCAACATCAAACCGGATGACCTGTATTTAAACGGCGTGCAGCGGGCGCGTTTTTTACCGGCCATTGCCCTGATTAAATCCCAGTGCCAGGTACTCGCCCTCAATCAGTCGCGCGATTACCGGGTCGGCCGTGAAATTCAGGTGGAAACCTTTTTCTGCCCTCTAAATGAAGCCAACCAGAGCCGCTTCAGCGCGCAATTTGCCCTGATGGAACCGGCGGCTCAGTCCGCAGGGACTGTGACGGTGCAAAACCGTGACATTCCTTATGTTCGTTGCGGTGAGGAAGCCATCTGGTTTGATTTTAAAGTGATTTGCAACCTGCCGCGCAGCCAGCTGGACTACCTTGAGTTGGTGGATCGGTTTTCCACTGTATTTGTCAGCGACATGCCGCAACTCCATGAGCGCGATACGGTCTATGCGATTTTATTTGTGCATTTCATTGATGTACTCTACGATCGCGGCGTGCGGCTGATTCTTTCAGCCGAAGTCCCGTTGACTGAACTGTACCTCAAGGGAGAGATGAGTCAGGCCTTCAAGCGAACCTTAAGCCGTTTGCAGGAAATGCAATCCCAGGATTACCTGCGTCGTCATCCTCGTCGGCCAGTGAATTCGCTGTTGATACCGCCAGAATGA